A single Elephas maximus indicus isolate mEleMax1 chromosome 2, mEleMax1 primary haplotype, whole genome shotgun sequence DNA region contains:
- the DAB2 gene encoding disabled homolog 2 isoform X3, with protein sequence MLELGFATCPLAMSNEVEISTTNGQPDQQAAPKAPSKKEKKKGPGKTDEYLLARFKGDGVKYKAKLIGIDDVPDARGDKMSQDSMMKLKGMAAAGRSQGQHKQRIWVNISLSGIKIIDEKTGVIEHEHPVNKISFIARDVTDNRAFGYVCGGEGQHQFFAIKTGQQAEPLVVDLKDLFQVIYNVKKKEEEKKKTEEANKTVENGSEALMKLDEQATKLKLGIDQMDLFGDMSTPPDLNSPTESKDILLVDLNSEIDTNQNSLKENPFLTNGITSCSLPRPKPQASFLPENAFSANLNFFPTPNPDPFRDDPFTQPDQSAPSSFDSLTSPDQKKENLSSSSTPLSNGPLNGDVDYFGQQFDQISNRTGKQEAQAGQWPFPSTQTQPAVRTQNGVSEREQNGFHVKSSPNPFVGSPSKGLSVPNGVKQDLESPVQSSPHDSIAIIPPPQSTKPGRGRRTAKSPANDLLASDPFAPPISESPRQTSPTGQPAALQTNPLDLFKTSVSAPVGSFVGLGGIPVTPPQAALWTAPSLVFSQPTSMVPGTMISGQPSGFGQPLVFGTNPPVPGWNQPSSFAGSAPSPGPTVWSPSASVAPNNWPSTTTSLRNPFQTNIFPAPAVSAQLPSMQPSLPVTPPQPPPRTAVPTDISSDAFTALDPLADKEVKEVKEMFKDLQLRQPPVPARKGESGALGAFSNYFNSKVGIPQENADQDDLDANQLLNKINELSKSVPRQSALPLPKSADSAFENPFSKNSFNSSSQVPMPPPQSAAPDVYRASFANPFS encoded by the exons ATGCTGGAGCTGGGGTTTGCTACCTGCCCTCTTGCCATGTCTAACGAAGTAGAAATAAGTACAACCAATGGTCAGCCTGACCAACAAGCTGCACCAAAAGCACCatcaaagaaggaaaagaagaaag gCCCTGGAAAGACAGATGAGTATCTCTTGGCCAGGTTCAAAGGTGATGGTGTAAAATACAAGGCGAAGCTAATTGGCATTGATGATGTGCCAGATGCAAGAGGGGATAAAATGAGCCAAGATTCTATGATGAAACTCAAA GGAATGGCGGCAGCTGGTCGGTCTCAGGGACAACACAAACAAAGGATCTGGGTCAACATTTCACTCTCTGGGATAAAAATAATTGATGAGAAAACTGGG GTAATAGAGCACGAACATCCAGTAAATAAAATTTCTTTCATTGCCCGTGATGTGACAGACAACCGGGCATTTGGTTACGTATGTGGAGGAGAAGGCCAGCACCAGTTTTTTGCCATAAAAACTGGACAACAG GCCGAGCCACTAGTGGTTGATCTTAAAGACCTTTTTCAAGTTATCTATAatgtaaagaaaaaggaagaagaaaagaaaaag aCTGAAGAAGCCAACAAAACAGTAGAG AATGGGAGTGAGGCACTAATGAAGCTTGATGAACAAGCTACCAAACTGAAATTG GGTATTGACCAGATGGATTTGTTTGGGGACATGTCTACACCTCCTGACCTAAATAGCCCAACA GAAAGCAAAGATATCCTGTTAGTGGATCTAAACTCTGAAATCGACACCAATcagaattctttaaaagaaaatccattcttAACAAATGGCATCACCTCCTGCTCTCTTCCACGACCAAAGCCTCAGGCATCCTTCTTGCCTGAAAATGCTTTTTCTGCCAATCTCAACTTCTTTCCCACCCCTAATCCTGATCCTTTCCGTGACGATCCTTTCACTCAACCAGACCAATCGGCACCCTCTTCGTTTGATTCTCTCACATCTCCAGATCAGAAGAAAGAGAATTTGAGTAGCTCGTCTACTCCACTGAGTAATGGGCCCCTGAATGGCGATGTTGATTACTTTGGTCAGCAATTTGACCAGATTTCTAACCGGACTGGCAAACAGGAGGCTCAGGCAGGCCAGTGGCCTTTTCCGAGCACACAGACCCAGCCAGCAGTGAGAACTCAGAATGGGGTATCTGAAAGAGAACAAAATGGCTTCCATGTCAAATCCTCCCCGAACCCATTTGTGGGGAGCCCTTCCAAAGGACTGTCAGTACCGAATGGGGTAAAGCAGGACTTGGAAAGCCCTGTCCAGTCCTCACCACATGACTCCATAGCCATTATCCCACCTCCACAAAGCACCAAACCAGGAAGAGGCAGAAGGACTGCTAAG TCTCCAGCAAATGACTTGCTTGCATCAGACCCCTTTGCTCCTCCCATCTCAGAGTCTCCACGACAGACCTCACCTACAGGACAACCTGCAGCCCTACAGACCAACCCTCTGGATCTCTTCAAGACAAGTGTTTCTGCCCCAGTGGGGTCCTTTGTGGGTCTAG gTGGTATACCAGTTACGCCTCCTCAGGCAGCACTGTGGACTGCACCATCTTTAGTCTTCAGTCAGCCTACTTCAATGGTCCCAGGAACCATGATAAGTGGTCAGCCTTCAGGATTCGGTCAGCCACTGGTTTTTGGCACAAACCCACCTGTTCCAGGTTGGAACCAGCCTTCATCATTTGCAGGCTCAGCTCCATCTCCAGGCCCTACTGTTTGGAGTCCTTCAGCATCTGTGGCACCCAACAATTGGCCATCAACAACAACCTCTCTGAGGAATCCTTTCCAGACCAATATTTTTCCAGCTCCTGCTGTGTCAGCCCAGCTCCCCTCAATGCAACCCTCTCTCCCAGTCACTCCTCCTCAGCCACCTCCTAGAACTGCCGTACCAACAGACATCTCCAGTGATGCCTTCACTGCCTTAGACCCACTTGCAGATAAAGAAGTCAAAGAGGTGAAAGAAATGTTTAAGGACTTGCAACTGAGGCAGCCACCAGTGCCTGCAAGAAAGGGAGAGTCTGGGGCTTTGGGTGCTTTCTCCAATTATTTCAACAGCAAAGTCGGCATTCCTCAGGAGAATGCAGACCAGGATGACTTGGATGCTAATCAACTGTTGAACAAGATCAATG AACTATCAAAGTCTGTTCCAAGACAAAGTGCCCTGCCACTTCCCAAATCTGCTGACAGTGCATTTGAGAACCCTTTCTCTAAAAATTCTTTCAATTCATCATCACAAGTCCCT ATGCCTCCTCCTCAATCTGCAGCTCCTGATGTATATAGGGCTTCTTTTGCAAACCCATTTTCCTAA
- the DAB2 gene encoding disabled homolog 2 isoform X2, whose product MPATHVLLNLTLPNQDRFEEIAAQILQVSVGYVHLRLLHWKSPGVIKCMLELGFATCPLAMSNEVEISTTNGQPDQQAAPKAPSKKEKKKGPGKTDEYLLARFKGDGVKYKAKLIGIDDVPDARGDKMSQDSMMKLKGMAAAGRSQGQHKQRIWVNISLSGIKIIDEKTGVIEHEHPVNKISFIARDVTDNRAFGYVCGGEGQHQFFAIKTGQQAEPLVVDLKDLFQVIYNVKKKEEEKKKTEEANKTVENGSEALMKLDEQATKLKLESKDILLVDLNSEIDTNQNSLKENPFLTNGITSCSLPRPKPQASFLPENAFSANLNFFPTPNPDPFRDDPFTQPDQSAPSSFDSLTSPDQKKENLSSSSTPLSNGPLNGDVDYFGQQFDQISNRTGKQEAQAGQWPFPSTQTQPAVRTQNGVSEREQNGFHVKSSPNPFVGSPSKGLSVPNGVKQDLESPVQSSPHDSIAIIPPPQSTKPGRGRRTAKSPANDLLASDPFAPPISESPRQTSPTGQPAALQTNPLDLFKTSVSAPVGSFVGLGGIPVTPPQAALWTAPSLVFSQPTSMVPGTMISGQPSGFGQPLVFGTNPPVPGWNQPSSFAGSAPSPGPTVWSPSASVAPNNWPSTTTSLRNPFQTNIFPAPAVSAQLPSMQPSLPVTPPQPPPRTAVPTDISSDAFTALDPLADKEVKEVKEMFKDLQLRQPPVPARKGESGALGAFSNYFNSKVGIPQENADQDDLDANQLLNKINELSKSVPRQSALPLPKSADSAFENPFSKNSFNSSSQVPMPPPQSAAPDVYRASFANPFS is encoded by the exons ATGCCTGCAACCCATGTGTTGTTGAACTTGACATTGCCTAATCAAGACAGATTTGAAGAAATAGCTGCCCAAATACTTCAG GTGTCTGTAGGTTATGTTCATTTGAGACTTCTCCACTGGAAATCGCCTGGTGTCATTAAGTGTATGCTGGAGCTGGGGTTTGCTACCTGCCCTCTTGCCATGTCTAACGAAGTAGAAATAAGTACAACCAATGGTCAGCCTGACCAACAAGCTGCACCAAAAGCACCatcaaagaaggaaaagaagaaag gCCCTGGAAAGACAGATGAGTATCTCTTGGCCAGGTTCAAAGGTGATGGTGTAAAATACAAGGCGAAGCTAATTGGCATTGATGATGTGCCAGATGCAAGAGGGGATAAAATGAGCCAAGATTCTATGATGAAACTCAAA GGAATGGCGGCAGCTGGTCGGTCTCAGGGACAACACAAACAAAGGATCTGGGTCAACATTTCACTCTCTGGGATAAAAATAATTGATGAGAAAACTGGG GTAATAGAGCACGAACATCCAGTAAATAAAATTTCTTTCATTGCCCGTGATGTGACAGACAACCGGGCATTTGGTTACGTATGTGGAGGAGAAGGCCAGCACCAGTTTTTTGCCATAAAAACTGGACAACAG GCCGAGCCACTAGTGGTTGATCTTAAAGACCTTTTTCAAGTTATCTATAatgtaaagaaaaaggaagaagaaaagaaaaag aCTGAAGAAGCCAACAAAACAGTAGAG AATGGGAGTGAGGCACTAATGAAGCTTGATGAACAAGCTACCAAACTGAAATTG GAAAGCAAAGATATCCTGTTAGTGGATCTAAACTCTGAAATCGACACCAATcagaattctttaaaagaaaatccattcttAACAAATGGCATCACCTCCTGCTCTCTTCCACGACCAAAGCCTCAGGCATCCTTCTTGCCTGAAAATGCTTTTTCTGCCAATCTCAACTTCTTTCCCACCCCTAATCCTGATCCTTTCCGTGACGATCCTTTCACTCAACCAGACCAATCGGCACCCTCTTCGTTTGATTCTCTCACATCTCCAGATCAGAAGAAAGAGAATTTGAGTAGCTCGTCTACTCCACTGAGTAATGGGCCCCTGAATGGCGATGTTGATTACTTTGGTCAGCAATTTGACCAGATTTCTAACCGGACTGGCAAACAGGAGGCTCAGGCAGGCCAGTGGCCTTTTCCGAGCACACAGACCCAGCCAGCAGTGAGAACTCAGAATGGGGTATCTGAAAGAGAACAAAATGGCTTCCATGTCAAATCCTCCCCGAACCCATTTGTGGGGAGCCCTTCCAAAGGACTGTCAGTACCGAATGGGGTAAAGCAGGACTTGGAAAGCCCTGTCCAGTCCTCACCACATGACTCCATAGCCATTATCCCACCTCCACAAAGCACCAAACCAGGAAGAGGCAGAAGGACTGCTAAG TCTCCAGCAAATGACTTGCTTGCATCAGACCCCTTTGCTCCTCCCATCTCAGAGTCTCCACGACAGACCTCACCTACAGGACAACCTGCAGCCCTACAGACCAACCCTCTGGATCTCTTCAAGACAAGTGTTTCTGCCCCAGTGGGGTCCTTTGTGGGTCTAG gTGGTATACCAGTTACGCCTCCTCAGGCAGCACTGTGGACTGCACCATCTTTAGTCTTCAGTCAGCCTACTTCAATGGTCCCAGGAACCATGATAAGTGGTCAGCCTTCAGGATTCGGTCAGCCACTGGTTTTTGGCACAAACCCACCTGTTCCAGGTTGGAACCAGCCTTCATCATTTGCAGGCTCAGCTCCATCTCCAGGCCCTACTGTTTGGAGTCCTTCAGCATCTGTGGCACCCAACAATTGGCCATCAACAACAACCTCTCTGAGGAATCCTTTCCAGACCAATATTTTTCCAGCTCCTGCTGTGTCAGCCCAGCTCCCCTCAATGCAACCCTCTCTCCCAGTCACTCCTCCTCAGCCACCTCCTAGAACTGCCGTACCAACAGACATCTCCAGTGATGCCTTCACTGCCTTAGACCCACTTGCAGATAAAGAAGTCAAAGAGGTGAAAGAAATGTTTAAGGACTTGCAACTGAGGCAGCCACCAGTGCCTGCAAGAAAGGGAGAGTCTGGGGCTTTGGGTGCTTTCTCCAATTATTTCAACAGCAAAGTCGGCATTCCTCAGGAGAATGCAGACCAGGATGACTTGGATGCTAATCAACTGTTGAACAAGATCAATG AACTATCAAAGTCTGTTCCAAGACAAAGTGCCCTGCCACTTCCCAAATCTGCTGACAGTGCATTTGAGAACCCTTTCTCTAAAAATTCTTTCAATTCATCATCACAAGTCCCT ATGCCTCCTCCTCAATCTGCAGCTCCTGATGTATATAGGGCTTCTTTTGCAAACCCATTTTCCTAA
- the DAB2 gene encoding disabled homolog 2 isoform X1, which translates to MPATHVLLNLTLPNQDRFEEIAAQILQVSVGYVHLRLLHWKSPGVIKCMLELGFATCPLAMSNEVEISTTNGQPDQQAAPKAPSKKEKKKGPGKTDEYLLARFKGDGVKYKAKLIGIDDVPDARGDKMSQDSMMKLKGMAAAGRSQGQHKQRIWVNISLSGIKIIDEKTGVIEHEHPVNKISFIARDVTDNRAFGYVCGGEGQHQFFAIKTGQQAEPLVVDLKDLFQVIYNVKKKEEEKKKTEEANKTVENGSEALMKLDEQATKLKLGIDQMDLFGDMSTPPDLNSPTESKDILLVDLNSEIDTNQNSLKENPFLTNGITSCSLPRPKPQASFLPENAFSANLNFFPTPNPDPFRDDPFTQPDQSAPSSFDSLTSPDQKKENLSSSSTPLSNGPLNGDVDYFGQQFDQISNRTGKQEAQAGQWPFPSTQTQPAVRTQNGVSEREQNGFHVKSSPNPFVGSPSKGLSVPNGVKQDLESPVQSSPHDSIAIIPPPQSTKPGRGRRTAKSPANDLLASDPFAPPISESPRQTSPTGQPAALQTNPLDLFKTSVSAPVGSFVGLGGIPVTPPQAALWTAPSLVFSQPTSMVPGTMISGQPSGFGQPLVFGTNPPVPGWNQPSSFAGSAPSPGPTVWSPSASVAPNNWPSTTTSLRNPFQTNIFPAPAVSAQLPSMQPSLPVTPPQPPPRTAVPTDISSDAFTALDPLADKEVKEVKEMFKDLQLRQPPVPARKGESGALGAFSNYFNSKVGIPQENADQDDLDANQLLNKINELSKSVPRQSALPLPKSADSAFENPFSKNSFNSSSQVPMPPPQSAAPDVYRASFANPFS; encoded by the exons ATGCCTGCAACCCATGTGTTGTTGAACTTGACATTGCCTAATCAAGACAGATTTGAAGAAATAGCTGCCCAAATACTTCAG GTGTCTGTAGGTTATGTTCATTTGAGACTTCTCCACTGGAAATCGCCTGGTGTCATTAAGTGTATGCTGGAGCTGGGGTTTGCTACCTGCCCTCTTGCCATGTCTAACGAAGTAGAAATAAGTACAACCAATGGTCAGCCTGACCAACAAGCTGCACCAAAAGCACCatcaaagaaggaaaagaagaaag gCCCTGGAAAGACAGATGAGTATCTCTTGGCCAGGTTCAAAGGTGATGGTGTAAAATACAAGGCGAAGCTAATTGGCATTGATGATGTGCCAGATGCAAGAGGGGATAAAATGAGCCAAGATTCTATGATGAAACTCAAA GGAATGGCGGCAGCTGGTCGGTCTCAGGGACAACACAAACAAAGGATCTGGGTCAACATTTCACTCTCTGGGATAAAAATAATTGATGAGAAAACTGGG GTAATAGAGCACGAACATCCAGTAAATAAAATTTCTTTCATTGCCCGTGATGTGACAGACAACCGGGCATTTGGTTACGTATGTGGAGGAGAAGGCCAGCACCAGTTTTTTGCCATAAAAACTGGACAACAG GCCGAGCCACTAGTGGTTGATCTTAAAGACCTTTTTCAAGTTATCTATAatgtaaagaaaaaggaagaagaaaagaaaaag aCTGAAGAAGCCAACAAAACAGTAGAG AATGGGAGTGAGGCACTAATGAAGCTTGATGAACAAGCTACCAAACTGAAATTG GGTATTGACCAGATGGATTTGTTTGGGGACATGTCTACACCTCCTGACCTAAATAGCCCAACA GAAAGCAAAGATATCCTGTTAGTGGATCTAAACTCTGAAATCGACACCAATcagaattctttaaaagaaaatccattcttAACAAATGGCATCACCTCCTGCTCTCTTCCACGACCAAAGCCTCAGGCATCCTTCTTGCCTGAAAATGCTTTTTCTGCCAATCTCAACTTCTTTCCCACCCCTAATCCTGATCCTTTCCGTGACGATCCTTTCACTCAACCAGACCAATCGGCACCCTCTTCGTTTGATTCTCTCACATCTCCAGATCAGAAGAAAGAGAATTTGAGTAGCTCGTCTACTCCACTGAGTAATGGGCCCCTGAATGGCGATGTTGATTACTTTGGTCAGCAATTTGACCAGATTTCTAACCGGACTGGCAAACAGGAGGCTCAGGCAGGCCAGTGGCCTTTTCCGAGCACACAGACCCAGCCAGCAGTGAGAACTCAGAATGGGGTATCTGAAAGAGAACAAAATGGCTTCCATGTCAAATCCTCCCCGAACCCATTTGTGGGGAGCCCTTCCAAAGGACTGTCAGTACCGAATGGGGTAAAGCAGGACTTGGAAAGCCCTGTCCAGTCCTCACCACATGACTCCATAGCCATTATCCCACCTCCACAAAGCACCAAACCAGGAAGAGGCAGAAGGACTGCTAAG TCTCCAGCAAATGACTTGCTTGCATCAGACCCCTTTGCTCCTCCCATCTCAGAGTCTCCACGACAGACCTCACCTACAGGACAACCTGCAGCCCTACAGACCAACCCTCTGGATCTCTTCAAGACAAGTGTTTCTGCCCCAGTGGGGTCCTTTGTGGGTCTAG gTGGTATACCAGTTACGCCTCCTCAGGCAGCACTGTGGACTGCACCATCTTTAGTCTTCAGTCAGCCTACTTCAATGGTCCCAGGAACCATGATAAGTGGTCAGCCTTCAGGATTCGGTCAGCCACTGGTTTTTGGCACAAACCCACCTGTTCCAGGTTGGAACCAGCCTTCATCATTTGCAGGCTCAGCTCCATCTCCAGGCCCTACTGTTTGGAGTCCTTCAGCATCTGTGGCACCCAACAATTGGCCATCAACAACAACCTCTCTGAGGAATCCTTTCCAGACCAATATTTTTCCAGCTCCTGCTGTGTCAGCCCAGCTCCCCTCAATGCAACCCTCTCTCCCAGTCACTCCTCCTCAGCCACCTCCTAGAACTGCCGTACCAACAGACATCTCCAGTGATGCCTTCACTGCCTTAGACCCACTTGCAGATAAAGAAGTCAAAGAGGTGAAAGAAATGTTTAAGGACTTGCAACTGAGGCAGCCACCAGTGCCTGCAAGAAAGGGAGAGTCTGGGGCTTTGGGTGCTTTCTCCAATTATTTCAACAGCAAAGTCGGCATTCCTCAGGAGAATGCAGACCAGGATGACTTGGATGCTAATCAACTGTTGAACAAGATCAATG AACTATCAAAGTCTGTTCCAAGACAAAGTGCCCTGCCACTTCCCAAATCTGCTGACAGTGCATTTGAGAACCCTTTCTCTAAAAATTCTTTCAATTCATCATCACAAGTCCCT ATGCCTCCTCCTCAATCTGCAGCTCCTGATGTATATAGGGCTTCTTTTGCAAACCCATTTTCCTAA